A region of Porites lutea chromosome 13, jaPorLute2.1, whole genome shotgun sequence DNA encodes the following proteins:
- the LOC140922427 gene encoding histamine H2 receptor-like, whose amino-acid sequence METWFWILGCVLSFLAITGNGFIIFLVYIRRNLRNKTNAFIVSLAVADFCVGLSVVPSSFACDVTNTCDWPKVFPSWIDVVRWLFSYLSVLNLGSLVLDRYIAIVKPFKYITFMTRSRVIQVITSCWIASFTLVAFKTALRLCCETPLTSIVAVVVLMISMEIFPCVLQIFCFVSMLLHVWKHDRSARTLAKQLRFNHRISFKTHHEKSAVIMMSIVIGVFVVCYGIYLRCSLVVLSDTNASCKDEQYKIPVLVLNSAINPLSYAFFKRDMKKVFKRLIGQVAFKYSNQVEPSTYTLEHS is encoded by the coding sequence ATGGAgacctggttttggattcttggctGCGTCCTTTCCTTTCTTGCCATCACTGGAAATGGATTTATAATCTTCCTCGTCTACATCAGACGAAATCTCCGCAACAAAACCAACGCGTTTATCGTTTCACTTGCAGTAGCGGATTTCTGCGTTGGTTTGAGCGTTGTTCCGTCTTCGTTCGCATGCGACGTTACAAACACCTGTGACTGGCCTAAGGTTTTTCCTTCGTGGATCGACGTCGTAAGGTGGCTGTTTAGCTACTTGTCCGTTTTAAACTTAGGTTCTCTGGTGCTCGACCGTTATATCGCCATCGTAAAGCCTTTTAAATACATAACTTTTATGACTCGATCTCGTGTTATTCAAGTGATAACTTCCTGTTGGATAGCGTCATTTACGCTGGTTGCATTCAAGACCGCACTTCGGCTTTGCTGTGAGACCCCTCTGACTAGTATTGTTGCAGTTGTGGTTTTAatgatttccatggaaatctttCCATGCGTTCTGCAGATATTCTGTTTTGTGTCAATGTTACTTCATGTATGGAAACATGATCGGTCAGCACGCACCCTAGCAAAacagttacgttttaaccaCCGGATATCTTTTAAAACCCATCACGAGAAGTCTGCAGTCATAATGATGAGTattgtgataggagtgtttgTTGTGTGCTACGGAATATATTTACGTTGTAGTCTCGTAGTACTATCCGACACAAATGCATCATGTAAAGATGAACAATACAAAATTCCTGTCTTGGTTTTaaactcggccattaacccactgtcttatgcttttttcaaaagagacatgAAGAAAGTGTTTAAACGACTTATCGGTCAGGTGGCTTTTAAGTACAGTAACCAAGTAGAGCCATCCACTTATACGTTAGAACATTCTTGA
- the LOC140922428 gene encoding histamine H2 receptor-like produces the protein METWFWILGWVLSFLAIAGNGITIYLVCSRGNLRTKTNAFIVSLAVADLCVGLGVIPSLLACDITNTCYWPKVFPSWIDVIRWLFSYLSVLNLCSLVLDRYIAIIKPFKYITFMTRSRVIQVITSCWIASFTMVALKTALRLCCETPLTSIVAVAVLMISMEIIPCILQILCFVSMLLHVWKHDRSARTLAKQLRFNHRISFKTHHEKSAVIMMGIVIGVFVVCYGIYLRCSLVVLSDTNASCKDEQYKIPVLVLNSAINPLSYAFFKRDIKKEFRRLIGQVVFKKSNQVEPSTSVR, from the coding sequence ATGGAgacctggttttggattcttggctGGGTTCTTTCGTTTCTTGCCATCGCTGGGAATGGAATAACAATCTACCTCGTCTGCAGCAGAGGAAATCtccgcaccaaaaccaacgcgtttattgtttcacttgcagTAGCAGATTTGTGTGTTGGTTTGGGCGTTATTCCTTCTCTGTTAGCTTGCGACATTACAAACACCTGCTACTGGCCTAAAGTTTTTCCTTCATGGATCGATGTCATAAGGTGGCTGTTTAGCTACTTGTCTGTTTTAAACTTGTGTTCTCTGGTGCTCGACCGTTACATCGCCATCATAAAGCCTTTTAAATACATAACTTTTATGACTCGATCTCGTGTTATTCAAGTGATAACTTCCTGTTGGATAGCGTCATTTACGATGGTTGCGCTCAAAACCGCACTTCGACTTTGCTGTGAGACCCCTCTGACCAGTATCGTTGCAGTTGCGGTTTTAatgatttccatggaaatcatTCCTTGTATTCTGCAGATACTCTGTTTTGTGTCAATGTTACTTCATGTATGGAAACATGATCGGTCAGCACGCACCCTAGCAAAACAATTACGTTTTAACCATCGGATATCTTTTAAAACCCATCACGAGAAGTCTGCAGTAATAATGATGGGTattgtgataggagtgtttgTTGTGTGCTACGGAATATATTTACGTTGTAGTCTAGTAGTACTATCAGACACAAATGCATCATGTAAAGATGAACAATACAAAATTCCTGTCTTGGTCTTaaactcggccattaacccactgtcttatgcttttttcaaaagagacataaagaaagagtttagaAGACTTATCGGTCAGGtggtttttaagaaaagtaacCAAGTAGAGCCTTCCACTTCAGTACGTTag
- the LOC140922430 gene encoding histamine H2 receptor-like, whose product METWFWILGWVLSFLTITGNGFTIFLVCSRRNLRTKTNAFIVSLAVADLCVGLSGIPSLFFCDITNTCRWPDYWFSWVNIIRLLFSHTSALNLCALVLDRFIAIVYPLKYITLMTRRRITQAIFFSWALSVSYNALKDTVCLVLFKNDTSKCPFIWPTIICEFLPCVVLILCFVSMIFHVCRHDQSARTLAKQLRFNHRISFKTHREKSAVIMMGIVIGVFLVCYGIYLRCSFLILLSSLCEDEQYKILVLVLNSAINPLAYAFFKRDIKKELKKDLLALCFKENSN is encoded by the coding sequence ATGGAgacctggttttggattcttggctGGGTTCTTTCATTCCTGACCATCActggaaatggatttacaatcttcctcgtgtgcagcagacgaaatctccgcaccaaaaccaacgcgttTATTGTATCACTTGCAGTAGCAGATTTATGTGTTGGTTTGAGTGGTATTCCTTCTCTGTTCTTTTGCGACATTACAAACACCTGCCGCTGGCCTGATTATTGGTTCTCGTGGGTGAATATTATAAGGTTGTTGTTTAGTCACACGTCTGCTCTGAACTTATGTGCCTTAGTACTGGATCGTTTTATTGCCATCGTCTATCCTCTAAAATACATTACTTTGATGACTCGCCGTCGAATTACCCAAGCTATTTTCTTCTCTTGGGCTCTATCAGTTAGTTATAATGCGCTAAAAGATACCGTTTGTCTTGTCTTATTTAAAAACGATACCAGCAAGTGTCCTTTTATTTGGCCGACCATAATTTGCGAGTTTCTTCCATGTGTTGTATTAATACTCTGCTTTGTATCAATGATATTTCATGTATGCAGGCATGATCAGTCAGCACGCACCTTAGCAAAacagttacgttttaaccaCCGGATATCATTTAAAACCCACCGCGAGAAGTCTGCAGTAATAATGATGGGTattgtgataggagtgtttcttgtttgctatggGATATATCTACGTTGTAGTTTTCTAATACTATTGTCATCACTATGTGAAGATGAACAATATAAAATTCTTGTATTGGTTTTaaactcggccattaacccGCTGGCCTATGcctttttcaaaagagacataaagaaagagttaaaaaaagatttattggcgctgtgttttaaagaaaatagcaATTAA